Proteins from a single region of Cydia amplana chromosome 17, ilCydAmpl1.1, whole genome shotgun sequence:
- the LOC134655937 gene encoding DNA polymerase iota, translated as MDDRIMDCSSSSYTDGEHEHPRTIIHIEIDCFYAQVEMLRCPELRTVPLGVQQKNFVITSNYEARRCGVHKCMLVNEALKVCPNIKLVNGEDLTNYRTASNKIFELLSSWKCPVEKLGMDENFIDVTKLVQEKVKSADVNNITVPGHVYEEPTTECACGCHMRLKLASQIANEMRQRIYSELGFTTCAGVAHNKLLAKLICPLHKPNDQTTMFPEHAEGFMSSLPSVRSIPSIGSKTSEALVTQKIITVADLQGVPLDFLKKHFNSDMAVRLKGLSIGNDNTPVKQSGKPQSIGLEDSFKTVSVKSEVEEKFSALLQRLLVLVREDGRIPVSLRVTLRKKDAKRLSSHRESRQCQISPSIFTISSGTLSVTPAGQQKLLSIIMRLFNKLIDLSKPFHLTLVGLAFTKFQERMTGRGSIVNYLMNDISVQSVLNLQNDCDTSVSSMDYSAPSPSSSTTTDLSDAEVEPSPKKPKKVNWIAKRRCLSKGEVASPSKLKVGELRLNSKELEKVSELRLNSRDRSLTPRASPAKDNMSDNSDTMKDVAEGGCDNCPSDVDKEVFSALPYEMQQELKAMWKNPSGSGVARSSPRTMNKAKPNTILTYFVPHK; from the exons ATGGACGACAG AATCATGGATTGCAGCAGTTCCAGTTACACCGACGGCGAGCACGAGCACCCGCGTACGATTATACACATCGAAATCGACTGTTTTTACGCTCAAGTAGAGATGCTGCGCTGTCCGGAACTGCGGACGGTGCCGCTCGGGGTGCAGCAGAAGAACTTCGTGATCACGAGCAACTACGAGGCACGCCGCTGCGGCGTCCACAAGTGCATGCTCGTCAACGAGGCGCTCAAGGTGTGCCCCAACATCAAGCTGGTTAACGGAGAAGATCTCACGAATTACAGGACAGCTTCTAACAAAATATTTGAACTGTTATCTAGTTGGAAATGTCCCGTCGAAAAATTGGGCATGGACGAAAACTTTATAGATGTCACAAAGTTAGTGCAAGAGAAGGTAAAAAGTGCAGATGTGAACAATATTACTGTGCCTGGACATGTATACGAGGAGCCCACGACGGAGTGCGCCTGCGGGTGCCACATGAGACTGAAATTAGCATCACAAATAGCAAATGAAATGAGACAGAGGATATACAGTGAATTAGGATTCACAACTTGTGCTGGTGTTGCACATAACAAACTGTTGGCAAAGCTAATCTGTCCACTTCACAAGCCTAATGACCAGACAACCATGTTCCCAGAACATGCCGAGGGCTTCATGTCCTCGCTGCCCAGTGTACGCTCCATTCCAAGCATTGGTTCTAAGACTTCAGAAGCACTTGTGACACAGAAAATTATAACAGTGGCGGACTTACAGGGAGTACCTTTAGACTTTCTAAAGAAGCATTTTAACAGTGACATGGCTGTCAGATTGAAGGGCCTAAGTATAGGGAACGACAATACTCCAGTGAAGCAGTCCGGAAAGCCCCAGAGCATAGGGTTGGAGGACAGTTTCAAGACTGTTAGTGTTAAGAGTGAGGTGGAAGAAAAATTTTCTGCTCTGCTTCAGAGACTCCTGGTGCTAGTTAGGGAGGATGGACGCATTCCTGTCTCGCTCCGAGTCACTCTGCGGAAAAAGGATGCCAAGAGACTTAGCAGTCACCGGGAATCCAGACAGTGTCAGATCTCACCATCCATCTTCACAATATCCAGTGGCACATTATCCGTCACTCCAGCAGGGCAGCAGAAACTCTTAAGTATCATTATGAGATTATTTAACAAACTCATTGACTTGTCCAAACCATTCCATTTGACATTAGTAGGACTGGCGTTCACCAAGTTCCAGGAACGCATGACAGGAAGGGGTTCCATAGTCAACTACCTGATGAATGACATATCCGTCCAGTCTGTACTGAACTTGCAAAATGACTGTGACACCTCTGTCTCATCCATGGATTACTCCGCTCCCTCTCCTAGCAGCAGCACAACAACTGACTTGTCTGACGCAGAAGTAGAACCCTCGCCTAAGAAGCCCAAAAAAGTGAATTGGATAGCAAAAAGAAGATGTTTGTCTAAAGGTGAGGTAGCATCGCCAAGCAAGCTGAAAGTTGGAGAGTTGCGACTGAACTCTAAAGAGTTAGAGAAAGTTTCAGAGCTCAGACTGAATTCTCGAGATAGATCTTTAACTCCTAGAGCGAGTCCAGCTAAAGACAATATGTCTGACAACTCAGACACTATGAAAGATGTTGCAGAAGGAGGCTGTGATAACTGTCCCAGCGACGTAGACAAGGAGGTGTTCAGCGCGCTGCCGTACGAGATGCAGCAGGAGCTGAAGGCCATGTGGAAGAACCCCTCGGGCTCCGGCGTGGCTCGGAGTAGCCCCCGAACAATGAACAAAGCTAAACCGAACACAATCTTAACATATTTTGTTCCACACAAATAG